Genomic window (Pyrus communis chromosome 13, drPyrComm1.1, whole genome shotgun sequence):
aaggaggaagaaaagatgatttttGATGGAACtgaggactccagttatataggctctttcatacctcttcaaataccttttggatgtatctatacaactctttccaaagagttgtgtctattaatcaaaacgtttttaattaatttaattaaaaacttaatttgaaattaaaactaattgatcagattaattttaattccttggcCCCAAGTGCCATAAGacccaaggcccttgtcttgattaattaatattaattatattaatattatagtataatcatcaagcctaatccacacaaccataaggcccaagccttcaatccatttccaaacggtccaagttctaattactaagaaaaaggAATAAGTCTATATAAAGGCTAATGAAAAAATActgttgaccaatgtgggacaagagggtctcaaactccaCTCCAACATTTCATTAGTCAAGCGTTTAGTTATATGAGTCGCTTGAGCTGTTCAATGCATATAGAATGTCTAATCTATAGCTAGAGATGCCTTTTTCTGTATTAATTAAGAACTGGAAAGTGACACTCTTTATATATGTGATTTTCTCAAGAGCAAAATGGAGGAGTAGAAAATAATAGAGAATAATTGAAGAATAATTACTAATTTTGAAGAACAAAGTAtcgtttaatttaatttataaaaacaaattaatgtgTAGGGTTGGGTTTTGGGTGACCACCCTGACCAGTAGTGTTGACCAAATATACAAGGTTCATTGTGTGCATCTCGGTTTTTGGAAAGTGAATGTGTATTATCTCAGTAGGTAGAAATAGAAGCTGGCTAATCATTCCATTTGCAAAATATGGATGTCGTTAGTTAACTATGGAAACCAAATCTCCTTGATTTCTGTGTTAAAGGGTgtttaattagtcaattttgTTACTTATTATATGAAAAAGCAAAGTCCCCATCAACAGTACCTGTTTTTCTTTACCTAAACTTGTCTGGTGCGTTGATGGAAATTTTGAAGTTGAACAGTAATTGTGACCATTTTGGTAACAAATCGATGAATTTACCATcttattataatttattaaaaacagCCTTAAATTTACATATGCACTGACAATTGTCgagcaattaaaaaaaatgctcTGAAAGCAAATTGTGTTTTATTGCAGTTACGAAAAACAATTATGATTATGCATTCTGGTGCAAGTTGGATTCTCATCGATTCCCTTTCTTctaacaactaactatttaaccCATTCACACTTCTACTAAAGAAAAGTGCTATGAAAAATTTCAGTATTAATTATGCATTCCATCCAATGAAGGGAAGAGTACAAACTCATCATGTTAATCTACTATTAGATCCACTGCTTGCCGACATTGTTACGACATATATGTTTGTTTTTAGGAgagggatcctctccagatctctTCCTCTTAACCCACTAAATAAAGGAATCCGagccgttaaaatttgatcaaatagcttaagttattataacttttaaagtggatcTCTGCTTGTAGTTTTTGGATCAAATGTCAATAGCACGGATCCCCTGATTTTGTGGATTCGGAGGAAGGGATCCagagatgatccctttccttGTTTTTAAAGATATCTACTGTTTACCTGATAGGATGCAAAAATCGAAAGATTAAGGAATCAtttggaaatgtttttaaaatggttaaaagtgatttttttgtgaaaacgtttttgaaactaatattagtaaaaatgcaagtgaatcatgatgcttcttacaagaagcactttaagtcattttgaaatccaaaaacaattttctaAAAAACACTTCAGtgattttaaaaacacttttaaacaaGCCCTAATACTAACTACTTAAATGCGTGGCAAAATACTTGGTAATCAGAACCGACAGAACCTCACTTCTTCTGTTCATACACCAATGTACTATTTATGCAGGCATGAATGATTTGACTCTACCCTCTCACTACATGGGCAGACAGTAATGAGTATGTATCCCGGAACAATATGAAGTTTAATAATTATAGTAGTAGCAActgccaaatatatatatatatatatatttcatactCAAAGTTCATTTCCAATTCCATACCAAAGAAATACGAGTTTATAACCAGTTAGTTAAGTTGCCTCTTGCTGTCGAGAggtataaaaaatttatatttttgagttagaaTTTTTGTGGATTCTAAACGGACCGAGAGATAATCTGGCCTACGACTAAGGGAATATCTACCTTACAACTAAAGATAAATCCTAATGATGAgacaacaaattttttttaatggaaggcttcaaagctttttttttttttttttttttttcaaaggaaTATATCAAATTTCATACTTGGGGGTTATTTCAATTTCCATACTAAAGGGATTTAACCCATTAGTTGCTCTCGAGctattaaaatttcatatttattgaGTAGGAAATTTTGTTGGTTCTTAATAACCGACGGAGAGAATTTGTAATTAGAGATATATCGGTGAGACAATAAATTATCTCGAATGGAAGGCTTCAGCATTACTACTTGTCAATGGAATAATGCCAAATACTGTTGCCTGATGTTATGATTAGCAACGATTGATGAGAATACTTATTTcgaattagaaaaagaaaagagcaatgctaggtaaactaaatttgtagactaaatttacaacctaaatgatatgtcacgaATAAGAAATAATCacattaatcaatatttaagtaataattcaaccatcaactttcagtcatttagtttataaaatttagtctatacatttagtctctctagcattacccaaaagaaaaacataccTACGAGCAGAAGTAGAGTATAAGTATTTGGTTTAAGAATGCCGATGAATGAGTGTTTGAGCAACAAATATTGTTAGGATAGTGTTATccatacatttatttttacttctcacaaacttctttcaatttttgaccgtcaaatcgaataaattgaagaagatcaaaatcaaacaattaaCAAGAGTGCTTAGAAGATTAAAAAGAGTGTGTGAAAACACTGTTCTATTATTATTCCACGACAAGgtgttgcatatatatatttgtccaAGACTCCAAGCTTAATTGCATCGGAAACAAAGGATGCATGGTTCAAATTTTGACATTTATTTATGCGTATGGAAATAAGTGAAATTTAACTAAACTAATTTGAAGCATTAAATGCATTAAATATTTCACCTTTTCAATGTAATACACTTGCCTCAGCTGAGCTAGTTTAATTACTTGTTAACTAATTAGTTAAATTAATTAAGACATGGGGGCATATATAGGGCCTTGTAACTCGTTAGTGTAGCAGTCGAGGACATGTTTAAATCTAAATCTGGTGAATGCATTAAAGAGATGAGCATTAGAAAAATGAATTAGTAGGGAGAAATTGATCATGATTAGTTTTTATATATGTTTAGTAAGTTGATTTCGCCTAGGTTTCTGGAATTGATTAAGATGTGTACGAGTCAATGAGGGGAGGGCGTGGTGAAGGCTCGAAGGTCATGTGGGATGACATAATACACGCAAAATGCTGGACAAAATTGTTGGAGGATTAGAAGGGAATATTTTGGAGGATGAAAAGGAATATAAGAAAACTAACAAAGGTATGTGGAATTAGGGTTTACGATGACAACCATATGAAAGCAAACAAACAACACTTTAGAGGGTCCGCGAAATAAAAACTTTAAGGTCAAAGGGTCCACCTAATTAATCAATATTTCTTGACTATTACAACACCCACCCAGTtccatcattcattcatctgCCAAGATACATACCCTATCTGATCAAGATTTTTTGTCAATTCAGACTAGCGTTACGTGATGTTATAATTTTGCTCTAATTATAAATatgtatttgatttttttttaatataatttaatttgaaacaTATCCATTTTATCATCTACTCGTCTTATAACATGTAAAGAAACAAATTACGTGACAAGTACAACAATGACACTGCTTAGCATTATTGGAACTTCAATTCTTGTGATATCACTGCCACGTTGCCACAGAGATGGCATAACAAAAATCACAACACGTTTTAAAgtgataaatgaaatgaaggGGAATTATTGAGAAAGGGTCAGGTCATGGATGGATGTACACATGATGATAGGATATATACCATGTACCACAGAATTTGTGCATGTTGCGTTACTTTCTGCAGCTCTCTTTGGGCTTGTTTTATGCTGTTTTGCAGCTTTCTTTTGGTTGGATGCAATTTTTCTTCcacaaaagaagaaacaatTAAAAGAGCTTCTGTTTTTTGATATAACCCTAAAACGATCGATTTTGTGTAATTATCTCAATTTGGGGGCTAATCATCATTTAGCTTTCTACATATGTTGCAGTAACGAACTCACCGATTAATGATATGGGTACTCGTATTGAGTATCTTCACTTAAGGGTTCTAGATATGGAAAAAAGGTATGTaaactaaatgaaatgaaattgatgattaaattattattaagtgataattaacgtgcttatttgtTAGCACAACTAAATATGTAATCCTTTTGTTTTACATATACAAGAGATATTTTTGTTTCACAAAATGATATTCGAATTTAACTACTTAAATCTAAAACGAAAAGGATTTGAACTTGGATCTAAGGGTGCGGGTGTGAGGATGAAAAGATGTCTTACATTGAAAGATTACCAAACTTTTCATGTGTATATAAGAAGATGGCCATTACCAATTGGTTTAATAGTAAAACCTTAACTCATTCGACGAGTATATTGCTCTTAACAAACTAGTCTAAACAATAATGAGGTCCGAGGAACACAAAACTGATCACAATAGGGTTTAGGGTATGATATATATTAAGACACGGAGACATTTACTATTGCACCAGACAAAGATAAaaggaaattaagaaaaacaaagcaTATAGATGTATAGTACACGTACACTGTCGGTCAATGTATGACTGTCAGCAATATATACAACGATGAATGGATGTAGCTGGCGAGGTCGATTAGTCGACTAATAATTCATATGGCATTGCATGTGTAgcagagagtgagagagagaaaggactATAGGAAGGGAGGGTTTGTAGCGAAGAGGATGGGGGGAAAAGAATTATagattatctctctctctctctctctctctgtctctctctctctctctaacactgtCCCCTCTTAACTTTTGACCCGTCGTCTCCGGGGAAGATAAAAATACCAAAGAATTTTAGAAAccaataattaagaaaatttgcTAAAAACTTCGCTGCATTTTTGCGTGCTGAGTTTATATATTTGACTAAAGCAGAGTGAGAGGGACAGGCTTTGTTGGAGTGTCCTTTTCCTATATATACTCTCGAGGCATTAGAAACTCAGACCCAcatcttctttctccttcccaATATCCCTtccccattttattttattttattttctactactaattattatatatttggcAAAATACCaaacccatctctctctctctctctcctgatGAGGATGTCTGTTTCTTGAGCACGAGAAACTGTTTTTTGAGCAAGAGAAAAGTCTTCCTTTTTTTCATTCAGCCTTTCTTTCTTTACAGCACACTttcactttctttctttctatctcccttttccaattttcttttgaaGGGCTTTACTTTCTTAATTTGTCCTCCATACTCCTCCTAGGCTGCAAAACCATCAGCACTACTTCTCTACTAaattatatatctatatatgagTGTGTTTTTAGTTTTGGAGCAAGAAGATGGATGAAATTAGACCCACTTCTCACAATCACATCTGGATTGGCTATGAGTGTGTGGTTTAGTTTCTGAAATCTGTCAGGAGAAGAAGTGTGttttttcaactttgttttCAGAACCCAAAATTGCTGGGTTTGTAGCCGTAGATTTAGATACTGCTAGAAGCTGGGAATATATACAAAAGGGTTTAAAATATGCTTCACGAAAAAGGGTTTTCATCAGAAGCAGCTGCAGGCGGCAGAAGCTGCCTATCTTTGAATCCGATTCCTGATCTTTCACTCCACATAAGCCCTCCAGACACAAACACAAATAGTGCTCCATCCTCCATTTGCACCGACCGAGCAACGCCCGATCACGACTCTGCCAGCTGCTTCAACATATGGCGAAGAGACACCGACGAGGAAGATACCAACGGCGGCGCCCTAACCAACAAATCCCACAGCGACAGCTGTATTAGGGCCAGTCACACCAGTTCTTCCCCAGTAGCCGCTGATGCCGATACTGAGCTCTCCCTCGCCAATCCCTCGGCCTCAGAGGCCGAAAGCGCATGGAAGAAGAACTATTTCGGCGGCGGAGACGTTTACCATGACGAAGGGAAGAACAGTAGTAATATTGTAAGTAGTAGCAATAAGATTCCGTTGCTTGAGAGACTCAACCCCATCAAAGGGATTCCTGTTTACAGTACTAGTAGTACTAATTGCTCGTTTCCTCCTACGTTTTCGCCTAATCCTGTGTACCAAACGGCGCCGTATCTGTCTAATTCCTTCAGACCGGCAGCACCTGCTGGGAATTGTAGTGGCATGGGCATGGGAATTGGAATGGGATTGGGAGGGTTTAACGGGATAACGATGGACAGTTTAAGCCTAGGAGTAGGAGGAGTGCAACCACAACAGCCGCAGCATCAACGGCAACACTATTTTCCGTCCTATAATTTGAATCCTCATTACCCTCAGCAGCATCATTGTGTAGGGGGAGGTGGGAATTACAACGCCGACTTGTCGTCCAATGGTTTCATCATGAGATCTAGATTTACGCCTCCAAAGCTCATAGGGCAGAATATCAACAAGAGGAACATGAGAGCTCCCAGGATGCGATGGACTACTTCTCTTCACGCCCGTTTTGTTCATGCTGTCGAGCTCCTTGGTGGTCATGAAAGTAAGCCCCTCCTACTCTCTCTCTTACTCTCACGGGCGGACGCACGTTAGGGCAAGGGTGGGCAGCGGCCGGAAAATCTCGGCACTGCTTACCCTACATAGTTGcgtaatattattaatttctgtatttctttctttttaattagtttGAATTGAATTATATGTACATAATTTTCCCTGGGAACTCTTGAATATATATGTagttaattataaattattttgtaattttgtgtatatatagggGCTACTCCAAAGTCCGTGTTGGAGCTCATGGATGTGAAGGATCTCACACTTGCTCATGTTAAGAGCCATTTGCAGGTACATCTAGCTTCATCTCATCACTTCTTCGATTACATTTGAGAGTTTAGAAGCCGGGACCTATGCTAGTCTTAATCATCTCTACCCACCTCACCCTACGCTAAATCAGTGACTTTTTTGTTATGTTATTTTCTAAAGGAAAAAAGTTAGCATTCTGAAATGTTTGATGCATTGACCACATTAAGATTTCAGATTCAAGCCCTATACTTTTCTCTAAAtttcttccttttaattttttctgtCGACTTTCACTGCGTAGTGTGTTTGTTTATGTGTTTGGGGGAGGGGGAGAGACTGGACACTGGACACTTTGGCTATCCAAGTGGCACAACAGCCAAGGGACACGCAGCAGCACTATCACCGGTACTGTGATGAATTAGTGATCCATCAATAAATGGATGAATGAACAGTGGAAGAGGATTCTCTCTaatctctttctccttctttcccCTTTTCTCTTACTTGAATGGTTACGGCCACGTTAACATGTTAAATGttgattttttataaaaataataagataaaaaacaaagTATGATAGGAGGCGAGTGAAGGGAAttgaaatagaagaaaaaaaatcatactcCATTTTCATGAACAGTTGAGTCTGTTTCTGTTCTTGTGACTGATACACACCGGACAAGTTCTACttttagagagagggagagagagagaagatgagagagaaagaaagtagCCAAGCCATCATTTCTCAATAATGCAAAAGCATTTACTGACCTTACCAAACATCAGCCTCGTGgttattaaacaaacaaaaaaaaatcccacaAAGTGAATTATGCAGCATCtcctttgattttgttttgtttattttattttattttgctttttcGACTGAGTGAGATTTTATATATTAATCAATTatttctctcattctcttttTAAATATCTTGTTCTTTTTGGATTTGCAGATGTATAGAACCGTTAAGAACACTGACAAACCTCTAGCTTCCTCTGGTAATTCTTATTTTGCTTCACTAGGACTTCCCTAATTAGTATTATTAATTATTCCCATGAATATATCTGCTACTACGACGTACCCTTTTGAATTGTGAAATTCTTACAACCATTCCTCTGCACTGGCTACCTCCAACCCAACATATATGTACTATTGTATTCATGCACATAATACATAAAGTCGTACATCCACACATTTTTCATTTGCATCCCAACAAACAACTAGCTAGTACGTTtgacaacaatatatatatatatatatatatatatatatatatatatatgcacatgtGTAGAATTCAGATTAAGCATGAACGAAACAAAAATGTACCTTTTTTAATTTACTCTTTTTAAGACTGTTGGCATGTTATAACTTATAATGTATATGACCAAAAGAAAGATTACACTTGATTTTATTATCTATACGATGTAGAAAGAGACAACATTAACAAGTTACGTCGTCACGACCATTTTTGTTTAGTGTCATGAACATCGATATGAACATTTGGTTGGCTGATATGCAACAGACGGATCTGGGGATGAAGATCTTTTGTCTACAACAAACCATCATcataattcaaattcaaatggtTTACTTAACCAAAGAGGAGCCTCAAATGCAACTTTAAACTTAGAGCATGATCATATGGAACACCACCCTTCTAACAATCTATGGGGCAACTCCTCCAGGTAATTAATATTTAACTTTCTCTTTGTGGACTGACTAACTAATGAACCTTCATTAGTATATTAATTTGTGTTATTATTGGTTAATGGTGGTACTTTCGAGTGATTGCTTTGCCTTTCTTTTCCTATGCATGGTTATGGGTAGCTTTTGCTTGGGAAATCAGAATCCACGTCCTTCCTTTTCTGAAACTAAAAAGTACTTCTTTTTCCAGCTTTTGCTTTCCATTTGTTtcctttttatgttttctttctAATAATCTATGCGGTGGCCTCGTTCTTGTATCACCAATCTAACTTGCATTGCCAATggtaaccaaaaataaaatctcgAACTTGAGGGCATGAAAAATTATGAGTTCTTTAGATATAGACCCTTGAAACacctattttttaaataaaaacccacctaaatttgaataatcaaataaaacccaaatttcaaatagacTGCCATGTAGACAAATATATGACCAACTATTACAATACATTGACAACTTATGCCACAAAATTCTAATTTGGTCAATAAATGTTATTACTCATCCTAATTATGATGAGCAATTAAATCCATATGGatattttacctttcttgtatcataaatattagcaacatatataaattaatttaccaaattgaaaaaagaaaagacatatCTTGTAcggaaaaaataatattgtttgaatcatgtaattacctacatacaaatattatactaatttacctacatttaaattaatttacttacttattaatattatattgatttacctacatttaaattaatttacgtattccaaaaaaaaaaatagtgatattagataatgtcacatcccggcccgggcccccaccatatcctgggctcgactccactgtagcatgatattgtccgctttgggcccctaccactccctcacggttttgtttctgggaactcactcGAGCAAAACTTCCTAGGATGGGCAGATAATGTTCAAATGTTGTGGCTTTCTGCTTGTAGGCAATTAAATAAACTTGTAATGTAATACACATAAATAATGTAGGTCAATTAGACCATTTTGAAAGTAGATTAGAccctttaaatttttgtttgatgGAATAGGAAAATTAgactattttgtaggtaaaaatTGCATGGAACATAtagcttttgttttgtgtattaGGAATTGGAGTATTTGCAGAAGTTGTTTTAGGTTTATTGTTGTGTTGGTAGGTAAATTAACTTATATATTTAATgcacaaaattatgaaattagtattattatttttcaatcgGCATGGTATaacaatttgaaagttaatacaTTGAATATACAATGAATGACATGAATTATTTATATAACAAGTAACTAATCCAAAAACTCTATCCAAGTATTAATAGGGGTAATCTAGGCATtctgaaaatacacaatttgaaaagtcaaacttaattaaagaatttttttagtttgagGCTAGTCAATGGgttttattcaagaaaacaaaaacgtgATGGGTTTTagtagaggagaatattgttTCAAGGGGTAACAtcaagttttcaaaaaaattatttatatgtatgtatgtatgtatgtatgtatgtatgaaaGAATAAGATCAGAGAATGCAATAAATATCTAGTAGTACATTTCAACTTTTTGTATTTGCTTTTCCGTCTTCTCGGACCTTCATGCCATTAATCATGGCATAAATCCTCCTTCTGCATGTTCCTTACTGACTAGCTACTTAgtctattcttcttctttttttcaatgTTGCAGGTATGATCTTCATTTGTGATCTGCATCGAGTTTGAGTACGTATCTTAGAAGCTGAATAGGATTTTGGAACCAACAGAAGATGTAGAAAATTGCTGGTACTTATATTTTAGGATAATATATGCAAGCATGGTTGCAGTAGAGGAGGATGGCTGCAAGCCAGTTAAAGGTTTCTAAAATGTGCTTAGACCAGAAATGCTCTCTCAACATAGAATTACTACTGGAAACCAATTTGAGGTAGTGACCTGCAATTATCTAGGTTTTATTAATTACCAAGTCTTGCATGAAACGTATCTTTTTAATTATATGGATACAGAGAATCCTTCTTTTGATTGAATGGTCTATTGACTTTAGTGATCTAGCAATCTAGCAATCATGTATGTGTCTCTACTTACATTATACGTATCGAAAAACTGGAAATTAATTTGAGTTATGAACTGCAAGCTTATAGTTACACACATAAGTCCACAAGCTCCATTACACTTGGGGGTTATTTTCGAACGGATCATATCGGAAACAAGGTTTCCAATTTTTATTCCAAAATTTTGGAATCAAAGCGGATcacaattttttgtaatttttggagGCAATGTAAtctaaaaaatttcataatataATCCAATACATGAAATTTATTGTTCTCTCTTAATATTTGATATTTACTTATGCATATATCAAATTCATTttgattaccaaaaaaaaaatgaacaaaatgcATCCAAAAAGACCGAAATTAACGATGAAATACAAAAGATGATTACAAAGTATATAAGTTTTaataaataactataaaaaattagaaattttttgATCGGATAAgttcaaaacacttcaaaaaatTTCAGAATTGTTGGAATCTATGAATGCATTCCCCTTTCCATTCCagtttttcaaaaatattagaatttgaaaatttttgggTTTGAAACTTTCTCCCCTAGCTTATACTTTTACCTTTCTATCTGACTCTCTTCCACCCTATAGTTCATCAAACTACAGAAAAATCTAGAGCAAACTGCTGAAATTCCCCTAATTTTTTAGA
Coding sequences:
- the LOC137713426 gene encoding transcription repressor KAN1-like isoform X2; the protein is MLHEKGFSSEAAAGGRSCLSLNPIPDLSLHISPPDTNTNSAPSSICTDRATPDHDSASCFNIWRRDTDEEDTNGGALTNKSHSDSCIRASHTSSSPVAADADTELSLANPSASEAESAWKKNYFGGGDVYHDEGKNSSNIVSSSNKIPLLERLNPIKGIPVYSTSSTNCSFPPTFSPNPVYQTAPYLSNSFRPAAPAGNCSGMGMGIGMGLGGFNGITMDSLSLGVGGVQPQQPQHQRQHYFPSYNLNPHYPQQHHCVGGGGNYNADLSSNGFIMRSRFTPPKLIGQNINKRNMRAPRMRWTTSLHARFVHAVELLGGHERATPKSVLELMDVKDLTLAHVKSHLQMYRTVKNTDKPLASSDGSGDEDLLSTTNHHHNSNSNGLLNQRGASNATLNLEHDHMEHHPSNNLWGNSSRYDLHL
- the LOC137713426 gene encoding transcription repressor KAN1-like isoform X1, translated to MLHEKGFSSEAAAGGRSCLSLNPIPDLSLHISPPDTNTNSAPSSICTDRATPDHDSASCFNIWRRDTDEEDTNGGALTNKSHSDSCIRASHTSSSPVAADADTELSLANPSASEAESAWKKNYFGGGDVYHDEGKNSSNIVSSSNKIPLLERLNPIKGIPVYSTSSTNCSFPPTFSPNPVYQTAPYLSNSFRPAAPAGNCSGMGMGIGMGLGGFNGITMDSLSLGVGGVQPQQPQHQRQHYFPSYNLNPHYPQQHHCVGGGGNYNADLSSNGFIMRSRFTPPKLIGQNINKRNMRAPRMRWTTSLHARFVHAVELLGGHERATPKSVLELMDVKDLTLAHVKSHLQMYRTVKNTDKPLASSDGSGDEDLLSTTNHHHNSNSNGLLNQRGASNATLNLEHDHMEHHPSNNLWGNSSSFCLGNQNPRPSFSETKKYDLHL